In the Pongo abelii isolate AG06213 chromosome 9, NHGRI_mPonAbe1-v2.0_pri, whole genome shotgun sequence genome, AGGCTATTTTTTAAACCGCGGTATTATCCTAATTTAAAAGAAGATcggtttttaataattttttattttcataggatGAAGTTAGAGAAAATATTCAGCTGTACACACAAAGTCTGGTTTTTCCTGCTCAACTTCCCCCTGGAAGGTgtactttttgttgtttaatgTGTAGCTTGTTTGTGCCCTGTTGATATAAATGTTTCCTGGGTTTGCTCTTCGACAATAAATGGAGAAGGAAGGTCACCCAACTCCATTGGGCCACTCCCCTCCTTCCCCTATTGAAGCTCCTCAAAAGGCTACAGTAGTATCTTGATACAACAGATTCTCTTCTTTCCCGCCTCTCTCCTTTCCGGCGCAACTTCCAGAGTGGTGGGAGATGGCAATCTTTACATTTCCCTCATCTTTCTTACTTCAGAGTTAGCAAACAACAAGTTGAATGGCAACTTGACATTTTTCCATCACCATCTGCCTCATAGGccactctttcctttcctctgcccACCAAGTCCTCATATCTGCAGAGAACCCATTGATCACCTTGTGCCCTCTTTTGGGGCAGCCCGTTGAAACTGAAGCACAGTCTGACCACTCACGATAAAGCAGatttttctctgcctctgccacaAGGTTTCAGAGTAGTGTAGTCCAAGTAGAGGGTGGGGCACCCTTTTCTCGCCGCAAGAAGCCCATTCCTATGGAAGTCTAGCAAAGCAATACGACTCAGCCCAGCACTCTCTGCCCCAGGACTCATGGCTCTGCTGTGCCTTCCATCCTGGGCTCCCTTCTCTCCCGTGACCTTAAGAACTTTGTCTGGTGGCTTTGCTGGAACATTGTCACTGTTTTCACTGTCATGCAGGGAGCCCAGCACTGTGGCCAGGATGGCAGAGACTTCCTTGTCATCATGGAGAAGTGCCAGCAGGGGACTGGGGAAAGCACTCTACCCAGACCtcacctcccttcctccttttgcCCATGAACAAGATGCAGTGGCCCTAGGGGTTCCACTAGTGTCTGCTTTCCTTTATTATTGCACTGTGTGAGGTTTTTTTGTAAATCCTTgtattcctattttttttaaagaaaaaaaaaaacttaagctGCATTTGTTACTGAAATGATTAATGCACTGATGGGTCCTGAATTCACCTTGAGAAAGACCCAAAGGccagtcagggggtggggggaactCAGCTAAATGGACCTAGTTACTGCCCTGCTAGGCCATGCTGTACTGTGAGCCCCCTCCTCACTCTCTACCAACCCTAAACCCTGAGGACAGGGGAGGAACCCACAGCTTCCTTCTCCTGCCAGCTGCAGATGGTTTGCCTTGCCTTTCCACCCCCTAATTGTCAACCACAAAAATGAGAAATTCCTCTTCTAGCTCAGCCTTGAGTCCATTGCCAAATTTTCAGCACACCTGCCAGCAACTTGGGGGGATAAGCGAAGGTTTCCCTACAAGAGGGAAAGAAGGCAAAAACGGCACAGCTATCTCCAAACACATCTGAGTTCATTTCAAAAGTGACCAAGGGAATCTCCGCACAAAAGTGCAGATTGAGGAATTGTGGTGGGTCATTCCCAAGAATCCCCCAAGGGGCATCCCAAATCCCTAAGGAGTAACAGCTGCAAACCTGGTCAGTTCTCAGTGAGAGCCAGCTCACTTATAGCTTTGCTGCTAGAACCTGTTGTGGCTGCATTTCCTGGTGGCCAGTGACAACTGTGTAACCAGAATAGCTGCATGGCGCTGACCCTTTGGCCGGAACTTGGTCTCTTGGCTCCCTCCTTGGCCACCCACCACCTCTCGCACAGCCCCTCTGTTTTTACACCAATAACAAGAATTAAGGGGGAAGCCCTGGCAGCTATACGTTTTCAACCAGACTCCTTTGCCGGGACCCAGCCCGCCACCCTGCTCGCCTCCATCAAACCCCCGGCCAATGCAGTGAGCACCATGTAGCtcccttgatttaaaaaaaaaaaaaaaaggaaaaaaaaatacaacacacacaaaaataaaaaaaaatctaatgaatgTATCTTTCTAAAGGACTGACGTTCaatcaaatatctgaaaatacTAAAGGTCAAAACCTTGTCAGATGTTAACTTTTAAGTTcggtttgggattttttttttttttttaatagaaatcaagttgtttttgtttttaaggaaaagCGGGTCATTGCAAAGGGCTGGGTgtaattttatgtttcatttccttcattttaaagcAATACAAGGTTATTGAGCAGATGGTTTTGTGCCGAATCATGAATACTAGTCAAGTCACACACTCTGGAAACTtgcaactttttgtttgttttggttttcaaataaatataaatatgatatatataggaACTAATATAGTAATGCACCATGTAACAAAGCCTAGTTCAGTCCATGGCTTTTAATTCTCTTAACACTATAGATAAGGATCGTGTTACAGTTGCTAGTAGCGGCAGGAAGATGTCAGGCTCGCTTTCCTCTGATTCCCGAAATGGGGGGATCCTCTAACCACAAAGGGATGGTAGAACAGTCCATTCCTCGGATCAGAGAAAAATGCAGACATGGTGTCACCTGGATTTTTTTCTGCCCATGAATGTTGCCAGTCAGTACCTGTCCTCCTTGTTTCTCTATTTTTGGTTATGAATGTTGGGGTTACCACCTGCATTTAGGGGAAAATTGTGTTCTGTGCTTTCCTGGTATCTTGTTCCGAGGTACTCTAGTTCTGTCTTTCAACCAAGAAAATAGAATTGTGGTGTTTCTTTTATTGAACTTTTAACAGTCTCTTTAGTAAATACAGGTAGTTGAATAATTGTTTCAAGAGCTCAACAGATGACAAGCTTCTTTTCTAGAAATAAGACATTTTTTGACAACTTTATCATGTATAacagatctgtttttttttccttgtgttctTCCAAGCTTCTggttagagaaaaagagaaaaaaaaaaaaaaaggaaaatgtgtctAAAGTCCATCAGTGTTAACTCCCTGTGACAGGGATGAAGGAAAATACTTTAAtagttcaaaaaataataatgctgaaAGCTCTCTACGAAAGACTGAATGTAAAAGTAAAAAGTGTACATAGTTGTAAAAAAAAGGagtttttaaacatgtttattttctatgcacttttttttatttaagtgatAGTTTAATTAATAAACATGTCAAGTTTATTGCTGCACATGGTTAAGCTTCCTTTTGGCTTTGGTTGGAGAGGGTGGAGAAAAGCGGGAGGGGCATGGCCTGTGACCTGGTCACAAAGTACCTTCCGCAGTCCTTTAAGGTGGCATCACTACGTTATTCCCTGTAGCCCACCTTCAGGTCCGCTCCACACTGGCTCTCTCGactgtattttcttcctttattcatcAGTGATGTATGTTCAGGATCTAATTAATTGTGGATATGAGGCAGGGTCAAGAGGACAAAGGAACAGGGCCTTTACCTTCTACATAGCTCCCCTGTTTCATCCAAGGAGGTTAAGTATTGATTTTTATCAATTTTCTCCTCAACTGTGAATACAATAAACTGAAAGCATTTCAGGGAGAAGCTGGAGAGCACCTTCTCTTAGCTGCACTCCACCTTAAGGCTGAAGCTGGATTTGTTTACTGTTTCTCCTGGGGGCAGGGGCAGTTGAGAAATAACCAAATAGTCTGCCAAGCCAGGGTCAACCCTCCAGGCCACAGGTTGAGCAAATGCTACAGCCATGGACAGGGAGACACTCCTCATGAAGGGGTGGTCCTCATCCTTTCAGATCAACTTCCTGCTGGAGGCTCCACCCTCACCAcgtccctccctcttctctcatCTGGAGTCACCTTTCGGGATTTTGGAGTTGAGCACCATGGGGACTCCAAATGATCAGGCAGTGCTGCAGGCCATCTTCAACCCTGACACCCCATTTGGAGACATTGTTGGATCGGACCTCGGAGAGGAAGCAGAAAAGGAAGAACGAGAAGCAGGTGGGCATTTGATCTGGAGTGTAGTTCTGCACATAGGCTGGCCTGCTGGCCTCCCGAGGTAGCAGAGAGGGAGGTGGTTTTATAAGGCCTCTTGTTCCATGATTATGATTGAGACTGGAATCAGAGAGGTTGGCTGCTCCTTAGTGCACTGATGGGGGTTTGGTTTGGTAAGAGACATCCTGCCAAGAGGAGTAAGCTGGGGTTTGTCTCTCAATCCATCAGCTCTCATGCCTCTGAACTTACCACTTAATTGACTGTATGATCCAAGCTTAACTGCCAGGTGATGTTAAACTCTCACATTTTTGTCATAACAGAGAATACCACCACCAGAACAGAAGACTGAAATAAGGCAGGGCATGGTTGCTCAGTTGAGTGGTTCCAATATAGCAAGCACAACCAGTATTTGTTAAACACTGTCACAAGCCAAGCTCCAAACGAACGCTTCCGCAGTGAGTGCGTTCACTGGCTTTTCCATTAGTCCCTAATGAAGGAGTTTTTGATCCTTTGTTTCTAGAGGAGTAAAGCCTACACCTTACTAACTCAGGCCGAAACGCTGATGGATACGTCAGAAGTGATGTTCATGATCTGGGAATGTCATGGTGGCCTTTGCACAAGAGGCAGTGTAGTAGAGTAAAATGCAGACGGGCCAGaatgacctgggttcaaatccaagcTCTGCAATGTATGGCCTGCTGAGGCCATACACAAAGAACTTGAGCAAGTTCTTTAACAGATTGAGGAGTTTGGGCTTCATTCTCTTGGCAATGGGGAACCAACCAAGGCCCCTTCCCAGGTCTCTTGAACTCAGGCAATGCTAGCTCCCAGCCTTAGTGACCTCATCTCCCCCTACCCCAAACACTGCAGCTGACCCCTGCTGTGACCCATACCCAGTCAGCTCTGGCTCAGATCTCAGAATTCCAAAGCCTGAGGTGGCTTTTTCTTCTTGTTACCAACTGCACACCTGGCTCCTCCTGGCTCCTTCCCTGGCCCAGATGAAGTTTTCCCTCAAGCACAGCTGGAACAGTCCAAGGCCCTGGAGCTGCAGGGGGTGATGGCAGCAGAGGTTGGGGACCTCAGCACAGCCCTGGAGAGGTTTGGCCAAGCCATCTGCCTGCTGCCTGAGAGGGCTTCAGCGTACAACAACCGTGCCCAGGCCCGGCGACTCCAGGGAGACGTGGCAGGTAAGGGGAGATGCCCTGTATCCTCTGCAAAAGGGCCCACGGGAGGGCACAGACCAGATCTGAAGTGGCTGTGGGGCTGGGGTGGCCTTGCTAAACCCCTGTGGAACCTGTCTTCTTACCTATAAGGTAGGCGTGGTATCAGGGGCCCTGCTAATATCATGGGGCTAATGTGAAATTCAGAAGAGACTGCATTCCATTGATTAAGGAATAGTTAATCAGAGCCTACTATGTGGCAGCAGGCTGGTGCTGAGGACGCTGAGATAAAAGGTGTATGGATCGCCAGCATTTATATAGCAGtcactatgtaccaggcattaaTCACTTTACACATAAACTAGTAAatcaatcctcacaacaaccctaaaaAGTATGTACTATTGTTATCCCcagtttatagatgaagaaactgaagcatggAGAGGCTAAGTAATTTGCCCACTATCATACAGTCAggcagcagcagagctgggatgtCAACCAGGTGGGAGGGCTCGAGTGTGTGCTCTTAATCCCCACATGACACTGCTCCTCGAAAAGCTCCCAGTCCAGGAGGCAGAACAGACATAATTCTGAGACCAGCAAAACAAGTTTGAGAGGGGTCAGCGTGGGACCTGTTCCTGAAGGGTGagttttgaaggatgagtaggagttagtTGGTAAGTGGAGAAGGTAGTCTGTAGAGGTCCAAAACGCCTGCTGCATTCAGGTTATTCTAATTAAGTGAAGACAATGGGGCCATGCTGGGGACCAAAGATGAGGCTAATGTGAAGGTATAAACCACGGAAACCTAGTACTACTTGACAgttagtgagaggtgacagcgtgctggcagccctcacagccttAGGAGCAATGGTGACACAGGTGCTCCCAGAACCAGCAATGCCAGACTAGGGAGTTTTGAGTCCACTCCAGGAACAATGGGAACCTCCCAGGAGCCCCTTATCCAGGCTTATCTGCCCCAGATCACTGGAGACAGCCTGCAGACCAAAACCCCAGAGAGATGCAGTGGTGATTCCAACCGGAGATTCCTCCAGACCAGCTCCTCTGAGGGAAACCAAGGGGTACTGCAATCTGAGCGCTTCTCCGGAGGCTCAGGCTCTTTAGGAGACTAGAGAACATGAGTGAATCGAAGCAGAGCCCGAAAGAAGCCAGCCTCGTGGACTTTAAGAAGGTGGCTGGCTGCCTGAAGTTCTGAGTTCAGAGTTCTGAGGCCCAACCCAAGTATTttatgagaataataaaaataaaaacggtGCAGGCCAGCTCTGGCTCCGGGACCAAGGAAATTAGATACATGGCGATAACCAAAGAATGATGAAAGGCAATCAGTCTCGGATACAGGGGAGAGAGAAGGTGTTctaaagaaagcaatggaaaagagaaaagggcCCTCAAAAGGAAAACAATGAGAAACTGTCTTGATTGTACTTGTAAGAAATGATTGTgcagttaatattatttttttgaacCCTGACATTCAgtcacctggcacatagtggatGCTTAATAACAGGTGTGGAATAAATTGGCTGCTACTTGCCCGGGCAGTGGGCCAGACTCATAAACATAGTGACCATTCAGAATCCTGCAACGTTCATGTTTTCGTGTATTAGCGGTGGAAAATAATAGGAAGAAGGCGAGACCTGGACTTCAGTCCCAGCTCTACCACTAAGTGGCTTGGCTGTAGAGCCCCGGGCAAATCCTCTTAACTCTTCCACAGTCTTCATCTGTGTAATGGGAATAACGATCCGTACCTCTAGCAGGTGCGAGGCGGGTTGTAAACGGCCACGCCCGGGAGCCGCAAGGACCACGGTGATCCACGCGGCCGCAGGTGGGCTGGGGATCGGGCAAGGCTGCCCCGGCCTCCGCTGACCCCCGCCCCGCCCGTCTCGTCGGTCCCGCAGGCGCCCTGGAGGATCTGGAACGCGCGGTGGAGCTGAGCGGCGGCCGGGGCCGCGCCGCCCGCCAGAGCTTTGTGCAGCGCGGACTCCTGGCGCGGCTGCAGGGCCGAGACGACGACGCCCGCAGGGACTTCGAGAGGGCGGCACGGCTGGGCAGCCCCTTCGCGCGGCGCCAGCTGGTGCTGCTCAACCCCTACGCCGCGCTGTGCAACCGCATGCTGGCCGACATGATGGGGCAGCTGCGCCGCCCCCGCGACAGCCGCTGAGCGCCGCGGACCCGGGACGGGGCCCTGAACCAATAAAGCCGTCGGGCCTCACCGACTCTGCCTGCTCCTGCGTCCTGCCCGCGCCCGGAGAGAAGGGCACTCGGGGGTACTCTGCGCGGGGGGACTCTCGGCGCGGGCTAGGGACCAGCCAGTGGGTGGTGAGCCGCGGCAGCCCACCTGCCGGGTAAGGGCCCGTGGGGCCCGTGGTCGGGCATCGATTGGCCCCGCCTGGCGCAGTCCCCGCCCCTGCAGCGGACTGCGGTGCTCATCAGACCTGAGCAGTTGCTCCGGCGGCGCTCGGGGAGGGAGCCAGGTGAGCCGCACTGGTGGCAGGGGAAGGGGGCGGGATGCTCGGCGACCCCACCCTCCGACCCTCTCCTCTTCCGCCGACATCCACCCGAGCCACCAACATCAGGAAAGGGGGCGTAGGGCGAGGGATGGGAGAGGGAACAGGGCAGGAGAGAGGATGGGATTAGGAGAAAGACGATCCCTTTGGGGGAGGGGCGCGTGgagtatgagtgtgtgtgagtgtgcgtgtgtgcaaGGTGTGGTTGCACGGATGCTCGTTGCTTCTGCGTATCTGCGGGTGTGTGCCTGTTTGTACTGTAGCCTGGAGTCAGTGCTCGGTTCTGCGCCTGCAGGATGCCCATGTGTCTGCTGGGTGGTTCTGTGCCTTTGGGCTTTGCCGTTCGTGTCCGTGCCTTCGCCACTGGGGGCTGGTCTACATTTGCGTTTCCGTACATGGTCCTTTTTGTTTCTGGAGAGTAAATTCCTGGAGCAATTGCTAAGCCTGCCTGCTGTCACCTGGCTGACAGGGAGGCCCGCCCCCTTCTCTCAGCAGCCTGGGGCCCAGGCCCGGGCCACCATGGCGCTGCCTTCGGGCCCAGCCGCCCTCCGGCACACACTGCTGCTCCTGCCAGCCCTTCTGAGCTCAGGTACACCCCTGTTCAGTCGTTGACCAAGTCCTTCTGGGGTCCAAAGTCCCCTCTCTCCCCTGTCTGCACTTCTGTTTGGGTACCCACTCCAGGCCCCAAGCCCTGGAGTCCCTGTTCCCTTCACCCACCTACCCTAGGTCCAACCAGCCAGTCCCTGGTAAGAGGACTCAGGCGCCCTTTCCCTTGGTCTGCTGCTCCTCTCACTGGGCCAATTCCGGTCACAGCACAGTACCAGCCCTGCCTGAGCCCTTCCCAGAGCCCCCCTGCTGTGTTCCAGGTTGTGGGGAGTTGGAGCCACAAATAGATGGTCAGACCTGGGCTGAGCGGGCACTTCGGGAGAATGAACGCCACGCCTTCACCTGCCGGGTGGCAGGGGGGCCTGGCACCCCCAGATTGGCCTGGTATCTGGATGGACAGCTGCAGGAGGCCAACACCTCAAGACTGCTGAGCGTGGGAGGGGAGGCCTTCTCTGGAGGCACCAGCACCTTCACAGTCACAGCCCATCGGGCTCAGCATGAGCTCAACTGCTCCCTGCAGGACCCCAGCAGTGGCCGATCAGCCAACGCCTCTGTCATCCTCAATGTGCAATGTGAGTGGCCCTGAGGTGGGCAGGGAGAGAGGTTCTCTGCCCAGGGACCCCCAGCACCCACCAGGCAGGTGGTCCGCAGGACATTTAGCAGACACTGCAGCACTTTGCAAATATGAACTCATTTTATCCTCTGAGTAATCCCATGAGGTCATTACTATTGTTGtcaccattttacaaataagaaaactgaggcagaaagaggTAAGCAATCTGCCCAGGGCGATGATCCCACTGGTAagaagcagagccaggattcacaTCTGGGCATTTGGCTCTAGTATTTACACTCATAATCACTGTGAAATGCTGCCTCTCTGGCAGACCAGCCATCCTGTTCCTCAGCATCCCCTCTGAGGAGAGGCCCAGGTCCCTGGCTCCCATCTGGGTTTGGGAAGAAAGGGCTAGAAGTATGAGGGGCTGTGGTGAGAGCATATTGGCCTCTGCTTTGCACCAGTCAAGCCAGAGATTGCCCAAGTCGGTGCCAAGTACCAGGAAGCTCAGGGCCCAGGCCTCCTGGTTGTCCTGTTTGCCCTGGTGCGTGCCAACCCGCCTGCCAATGTCACCTGGATCGACCAGGATGGGCCAGTGACTGTCAACACCTCTGACTTCCTGGTGCTGGATGCGCAGAACTACCCCTGGCTCACCAACCATACGGTGCAGCTGCAGCTCCGCAGCCTGGCACACAATCTCTCGGTGGTGGCCACCAATGACGTGGGTGTCACCAGTGCCTCGCTTCCAGCCCCAGGTGAGCATGGCCAGCAAGTGGCCCAGCAAAGCCTCAGATGGGCTCAGGGGTCCTGTCCCCATACAGAAATGGGAATACTTGTTGCCCTGTGGTTGGGTCTTGTGGATGAACTGTCCCCAGCCACCCTGGGCAAGGAGGGCAGAGTAGTACCTATGGCATGTTGGGGCTGGGGCACTACCCACTTGGGACCTGACACAGAGGACATCCTCCAGGGCTTCTGGCTACCCGGGTGGAAGTGCCACTGCTGGGCATTGTTGTGGCTGCTGGgcttgccctgggcaccctcGTGGGGTTCAGCACCTTGGTGGCCTGCCTGGTctgcagaaaagagaagaaaaccaaaGGTAGGCCAGGGACACTGGGGGCAGTGTGGATGAGGTCAGGCTGAGCAGCAGCCAGGACAGCAAGTGCAGCTGGGCAGAACCAGTCATCTCTGACGGTGGCAGAGCACTTCCAGGGGGTGGCCATGGGTAGGGTGCCATGCATCCCAGGTAGCAGGGTCAAGCACTGGGAACCCAGTCTCTGGCcccagggccaggcctgggcATTTGAGAGACCCCTTGCCTGAGGGTCCTGGGTCTGAAAGGGTAGGAGGAGAGCCCAGCGTGGGAGGGCACATTGAGAATTAGGGACATGGTTTCTTTTTCCGCAGGCCCCTCCCGGCGCCCATCTCTGATATCAAGGTAACTCTTCCTTGGGCTAGGTGGACAAGCCTAACTGAAATGCAGGATGGGGACAGGAGGGAGCCTGGGGTTTCTGGTAGAGGCAGCCGTGAGTGCCTGTGCCAGGACGCATATCCATCCCGAACTTTGTCCTCCCTGTAGTGACTCCAACAACCTAAAACTCAACAACGTGCGCCTGCCACGGGAGAACATGTCCCTACCGTCCAACCTTCAGCTCAATGACCTCACTCCAGATTCCAGAGGTATATCTAGGGCCCCGCTCTTTGCCCCTGCTTAATCTCCAGAAGTGCTTCTGAGAAAAAAGAACTTGGTGCTTGGGAGGAGTGAGGCCCCATCAGGCACACTCCTCGTCCTGAACACTGCCCTCTGTCAACCAGCAGTGAAACCAGCAGACCGGCAGATGGCTCAGAACAACAGCCGGCCAGAGCTTCTGGACCCAGAGCCCGGCGGCCTCCTCACCAGCCGAGGTACTGGGGAAGGGGCCTGCCaccctcctcctctgccccccAGCCCTGTGCTTATGCCAGAGGCCTCCAagtgcccaggaggcagagagggcTCTCCCAAATTCCAAGTAACAAGCGTTACTGAGTCCCCGCGGGCTTCTTTGATCCCACAGGTTTCATCCGCCTCCCAATGCTGGGCTATATCTATCGAGTGTCCAGCGTGAGCAGTGATGAGATCTGGCTCTGAGCTGAGGGCGAGACAGGAGTATTCTCTTGGCCTCTGGACACCCTCCCATTCCTCCAAGGCATCCTCTGCCTAGCTACATCACCAACGCGAAGAAGTTATGCCACTGCCAGTTTTGCTTGCCCTCCTGGCTGGGGTGCCCTCTATGTCATGCACATGATGCATTTCACTGGGCTGTAACCCGCAGGGGCACAGGTATCTTTGGCAAGGCTACCAGTTGGACCTAAGCCCCTCATGCTGACTCAGGGTGGGCCCTGCATGCGATGACTAGGCCCTTCCAGAGGGAGCTCTTTGGCCAGGGGTGTTCAGATGTCATCCAGCATCCAAGTGTGGCATGGCCTGCTGTATGCCCCACCCCAGTACTCCACAGCACCTTGTACAGTAGGCATGGGGGCGTGCCTGTGTGGGGGACAGGGAGGGCCCTGCATGGATTTTCCTCCTTCCTATGCTATGTAGCCTTGTTCCCTCAGGTAAAATTTAGGACCCTGCTAGCTGTGTAGAACCAAATTGCCCTTTGCACAGGAACCAACCCCTGACCCAGGGGTACTGGCCAAGCACAAACTAGTCCTTTTTGCTACACACCTCTCTGCCCTTCACTTCTTCTCTTCTGTCCCCACCTCCTCTTGGGAATTCTAGGTTACATGTTGGACCTTCTCTACTACTTCACTGGGCACTAGACTTTTCTATTGGCCTGTGCCATCACCCAGTATTAGCACAAGtcagggaggaagaggcaggcgATGAGTGTAGTAGCACCCAGGACGGCTTGTAGCTATGCATCATTTTCCTACGGTGTTAGCACTTTAAGCACATCCCCTAGGGGAGGGGGTGAGTGAGGGGCCCAGAGCCCTCTTTGTGGCCTCCCCAAGTTTGGCCTTCTGTGATTCACTGTGAGTGTCCTGAGCTCTCGGGGTTGATGGTTTTCCTCTCAGCATGTCTCCTCCACCACGGGACCCCAGCCCTGACCAACCCATGGTTGCTTCATGAGCAGGAAGGTGCCCTTCCCGGAGGATGGTCACCACAGGCACATAATTCAACAGTGTGGAAGCTTTAGGGGGACATGGAGAAAGGAGGAGACCACATACCCCAAAACAACCTAAGAACGCTTTAAAAAGCAACATGTAAATGATTGGAAATTAATATAGTACAGAATATATTTTTCCCTTGTTGAGATCTTTTGTAATGTTTTTCATGTTACTGCCTAGGACAGTGCTGAGCACACAGTAAGTTTAATAAACTTGACTGAGTTAATTTACATATCTCTGCTTCATTTCTTCTattaatatgtttttgtttttgttttattttgtttcgtttgagatggagtctcactctgtcacccaggctgcagtgcagtggcgtgatctcggctcactgcaacctctgcctcccagattcaaacgattcccctgcctcagcctcccaagtagctgggactatagaccccttacaccacgcccatctaatttttatatttttagtggagatggggtttcaccatgttggccagactggtctcgaactcctgacctcaagtgatctgcccacctcagcctcccaaagtgctgggagtacaggtatgagccaccacacccagccttcttctaatatgctttcttttttctttttttgagacagagttttgctcatgttgcctaggctggagtgcagtggtgcgatctcggctcaccacaacctccacctcctgggttcaagtgattctcctgcctaagccttccaagtagctgggattacaggcatgcgccaccatgcccagctaattttgtatttttagtagagatggggtttctccgtgttggtcaggctggacttgaactcccgacctcaggtgatccacccgcctcagcctcccaaagtgctgggattacaggcataagccacactgcgcccggcctaatatgttttttaaatgaagttttccAGTCTCACAGTGGAAAAAATATAGCAAGCACCTGTATACCCACCACTCAACTCTGACATTACCAAATGtgcttcagaaaaataaataatatttctttaattatacTGTTCCCAATGGCCAGATTGGCATTTTCTATTTCAGGGGCTCTTGGCTATAACTAGCATCTGATTGTCACTTGGTCCTCACTCAGCCGCTTCTTCCCATCTCAGGACTGGGCTAAAGAATGCTGAGCCCCTTTGTCCTGCCCTTGGGAACAGAAGGCTCAGACTgggatgtgattttttttggtaCAAAGTTACGAGGTTCATtgaaattttgttacatatatatgtatgtgtgtatacagagCGCGCGAGagagcacgtgtgtgtgtgtcttgctctattactcaggctggagtgcagtggtgcaatcatagctcactgcagccttgaactcctgtgttcaagggatcctcccacctcagcctcatgagtagttggaactgcaggtgtgtgccattgtgctcagctaattaaaaacatttggagggggcaggcatggtggctcacgcctgtaatcctagcactttgggaggccgaggcaggtggattgcctgagttcagaagttcgagaccagcctgggcaacatggtgaaaccccatctctactaaaataaaaaaaattagccgagcatggtggcatgcgcctgtggtcccagctactcgggagactgaggcagaattgctggaacccaggaggcagagattgcggtgagccgagatcacgccaatgcactccagcctgggtgacagagcaagtctccatccaaaaaaaaaaaatttgtagagacagggtctgactctattgcccaggctggtgtgacaTGTGTATAATGTGTAGTAATCAGGTTAGGATATTCAAGGTGTCCATTACCCAAGTACAATACAGTTTTGT is a window encoding:
- the TMEM25 gene encoding transmembrane protein 25 isoform X13, with amino-acid sequence MGLGERRSLWGRGAWSMSVCECACVQGVVARMLVASAYLRVCACLYCSLESVLGSAPAGCPCVCWVVLCLWALPFVSVPSPLGAGLHLRFRTWSFLFLESKFLEQLLSLPAVTWLTGRPAPFSQQPGAQARATMALPSGPAALRHTLLLLPALLSSGCGELEPQIDGQTWAERALRENERHAFTCRVAGGPGTPRLAWYLDGQLQEANTSRLLSVGGEAFSGGTSTFTVTAHRAQHELNCSLQDPSSGRSANASVILNVQCPSRRPSLISSDSNNLKLNNVRLPRENMSLPSNLQLNDLTPDSRAVKPADRQMAQNNSRPELLDPEPGGLLTSRGRGNQDKDTQQREDHAKTQTEDGQEETPQKKSILVGRGGFTPVIPALWEVEVGRSPEPRSSRPAWATW
- the TMEM25 gene encoding transmembrane protein 25 isoform X17 — protein: MGLGERRSLWGRGAWSMSVCECACVQGVVARMLVASAYLRVCACLYCSLESVLGSAPAGCPCVCWVVLCLWALPFVSVPSPLGAGLHLRFRTWSFLFLESKFLEQLLSLPAVTWLTGRPAPFSQQPGAQARATMALPSGPAALRHTLLLLPALLSSGCGELEPQIDGQTWAERALRENERHAFTCRVAGGPGTPRLAWYLDGQLQEANTSRLLSVGGEAFSGGTSTFTVTAHRAQHELNCSLQDPSSGRSANASVILNVQCPSRRPSLISSDSNNLKLNNVRLPRENMSLPSNLQLNDLTPDSRAVKPADRQMAQNNSRPELLDPEPGGLLTSRGFIRLPMLGYIYRVSSVSSDEIWL
- the TMEM25 gene encoding transmembrane protein 25 isoform X19 gives rise to the protein MALPSGPAALRHTLLLLPALLSSGCGELEPQIDGQTWAERALRENERHAFTCRVAGGPGTPRLAWYLDGQLQEANTSRLLSVGGEAFSGGTSTFTVTAHRAQHELNCSLQDPSSGRSANASVILNVQFKPEIAQVGAKYQEAQGPGLLVVLFALVRANPPANVTWIDQDGPVTVNTSDFLVLDAQNYPWLTNHTVQLQLRSLAHNLSVVATNDVGVTSASLPAPGPSRRPSLISSDSNNLKLNNVRLPRENMSLPSNLQLNDLTPDSRAVKPADRQMAQNNSRPELLDPEPGGLLTSRGFIRLPMLGYIYRVSSVSSDEIWL
- the TMEM25 gene encoding transmembrane protein 25 isoform X3; this encodes MGLGERRSLWGRGAWSMSVCECACVQGVVARMLVASAYLRVCACLYCSLESVLGSAPAGCPCVCWVVLCLWALPFVSVPSPLGAGLHLRFRTWSFLFLESKFLEQLLSLPAVTWLTGRPAPFSQQPGAQARATMALPSGPAALRHTLLLLPALLSSGCGELEPQIDGQTWAERALRENERHAFTCRVAGGPGTPRLAWYLDGQLQEANTSRLLSVGGEAFSGGTSTFTVTAHRAQHELNCSLQDPSSGRSANASVILNVQFKPEIAQVGAKYQEAQGPGLLVVLFALVRANPPANVTWIDQDGPVTVNTSDFLVLDAQNYPWLTNHTVQLQLRSLAHNLSVVATNDVGVTSASLPAPGLLATRVEVPLLGIVVAAGLALGTLVGFSTLVACLVCRKEKKTKGPSRRPSLISSDSNNLKLNNVRLPRENMSLPSNLQLNDLTPDSRAVKPADRQMAQNNSRPELLDPEPGGLLTSRGFIRLPMLGYIYRVSSVSSDEIWL